In Streptomyces sp. NBC_01707, a genomic segment contains:
- a CDS encoding spermidine synthase, whose protein sequence is MNEPIPVIRDVDQGTARLLPDVDRDRAWLLTVDGAPQSYVDLDDPAHVEFEYARRLAHVLDCAGEPDAPLDVLHLGGGALTLPRYVAATRPGSRQIVAEADRGLLDLVTEQLPVPDGSGVTVHATDARGLLEETPAGSVDVLIADVFGGSRVPAHLTSVEYAKAAGRALRDDGVYAANLADSAPFGFLRSQLANFAAVFDELAVIAEPAVLRGRRFGNVVLVASRSPFDIATLARRCAADAFPARVEHGAALDRLIGAARPVGDADAVPSPEPPDGAFSIG, encoded by the coding sequence GACGTGGATCAGGGCACCGCCAGACTGCTTCCCGATGTGGACCGGGACCGGGCCTGGCTGCTCACCGTCGACGGCGCACCCCAGTCCTACGTCGACCTCGACGATCCGGCCCACGTGGAGTTCGAGTACGCGCGACGGCTCGCCCATGTCCTGGACTGCGCCGGGGAGCCGGACGCGCCCCTCGACGTACTCCATCTCGGCGGTGGCGCACTCACCCTGCCCCGCTATGTCGCCGCGACCCGGCCGGGCTCCCGGCAGATCGTCGCCGAGGCCGACCGCGGCCTCCTGGACCTGGTCACCGAGCAGCTGCCGGTCCCCGACGGCAGCGGGGTCACCGTGCACGCCACGGACGCCCGCGGTCTGCTGGAGGAGACGCCGGCCGGGTCCGTGGACGTGCTGATCGCGGATGTCTTCGGCGGCTCACGGGTGCCCGCGCACCTCACCTCGGTCGAGTACGCGAAGGCGGCCGGGCGGGCGCTCAGGGACGACGGCGTCTATGCCGCGAACCTCGCCGACAGCGCGCCCTTCGGCTTCCTCCGGTCGCAGCTCGCCAACTTCGCGGCCGTCTTCGACGAGCTCGCTGTGATCGCCGAACCGGCGGTGCTGCGCGGCCGGCGCTTCGGGAACGTCGTCCTGGTCGCCTCCCGCAGCCCCTTCGACATCGCGACCCTGGCCCGTCGCTGCGCGGCCGACGCCTTCCCGGCCCGGGTCGAGCACGGCGCCGCGCTGGACCGGCTCATCGGCGCGGCCCGGCCGGTCGGGGACGCGGACGCGGTGCCCTCACCCGAGCCGCCCGACGGCGCCTTCAGCATCGGCTGA
- a CDS encoding MFS transporter: MTPASVPPSRMRRPAWAGRNYSLLTAAAIITGLGTHGALIAAAFAVLESGGDGGDVGLVAAARTAPLVVFLLIGGAIADRLPRHRVMVAANALNCVSQAAFAWLVLAGDPKLWQMMVLTAACGTGQAFFNPAAEGMLMSSVSGEQASRAFALFRMSMHGAAIGGAALGGAMIAAMNPGWVLAVDAAAFAVAGALRAFLDVAHIPSRAPGGGLLSDLREGWQEFIGRPWLWSIVAQFSVVVAVVGAAESVYGPLVARDELGGARPWGLALAAFGVGTLCGALLMMRWKPRRLLLAGTLCVFPLALPSAALAVPLPVAGLSAVMFVSGVAIEVFGVSWMTAMHQEIPEEKLSRVSAYDWFGSVAMLPLSTAVAGPVEDLVGRGQALWGCAVLIVLVTGAVLFVPDVRNLTRRKAATVPVAAGPSAAAGKAPSADAEGAVGRLG, translated from the coding sequence GTGACTCCCGCTTCCGTCCCTCCATCCCGCATGCGCCGCCCCGCCTGGGCAGGGCGCAACTACAGTCTGCTGACCGCCGCCGCGATCATCACGGGCCTGGGTACCCATGGCGCGTTGATCGCGGCGGCGTTCGCCGTTCTGGAGTCGGGCGGTGACGGCGGCGACGTCGGTCTGGTCGCCGCTGCCCGTACCGCGCCCCTGGTCGTCTTCCTGCTCATCGGCGGCGCCATCGCCGACCGGCTGCCGCGCCACCGTGTGATGGTCGCGGCGAACGCCCTGAACTGCGTCTCGCAGGCCGCATTCGCCTGGCTGGTCCTGGCCGGCGATCCGAAGCTGTGGCAGATGATGGTGCTCACCGCGGCGTGCGGCACCGGGCAGGCGTTCTTCAACCCGGCGGCCGAGGGCATGCTGATGTCCAGCGTCAGCGGCGAGCAGGCGAGCCGCGCCTTCGCTCTCTTCCGGATGTCGATGCACGGCGCCGCGATCGGTGGTGCGGCGCTCGGTGGTGCCATGATCGCGGCGATGAACCCGGGCTGGGTCCTGGCCGTCGACGCGGCGGCGTTCGCGGTGGCCGGTGCGCTGCGCGCCTTCCTCGATGTCGCTCACATCCCGTCGCGCGCACCGGGCGGGGGGCTGCTCTCGGATCTGCGCGAAGGCTGGCAGGAGTTCATCGGCCGCCCCTGGCTGTGGTCCATCGTGGCGCAGTTCTCGGTGGTGGTGGCGGTGGTCGGGGCCGCCGAGTCGGTGTACGGGCCGCTGGTCGCCAGGGACGAACTCGGCGGCGCCCGCCCCTGGGGTCTCGCACTCGCCGCGTTCGGGGTCGGCACGCTGTGCGGGGCGCTGCTGATGATGCGCTGGAAGCCCCGGCGGCTGCTGCTCGCCGGGACGCTCTGCGTCTTCCCGCTGGCCCTGCCGTCGGCAGCGCTCGCGGTACCGCTGCCGGTGGCCGGGCTCAGCGCGGTGATGTTCGTCAGCGGCGTCGCCATCGAGGTGTTCGGGGTCTCCTGGATGACGGCCATGCACCAGGAGATCCCGGAGGAGAAGCTGTCGCGGGTCTCGGCGTACGACTGGTTCGGATCGGTGGCGATGCTGCCGCTGTCCACCGCGGTCGCCGGTCCGGTGGAGGACCTGGTCGGACGGGGTCAGGCGCTCTGGGGCTGCGCCGTGCTGATCGTGCTGGTCACGGGTGCCGTGCTGTTCGTACCCGACGTACGCAACCTCACCCGCCGGAAGGCCGCCACGGTGCCGGTGGCCGCGGGGCCGTCCGCCGCGGCCGGGAAGGCACCGTCAGCCGATGCTGAAGGCGCCGTCGGGCGGCTCGGGTGA
- a CDS encoding DUF4442 domain-containing protein — protein sequence MTVGEMLVATVPMARTLNLEFLETTAERAVVRMPDQADYHNHVGGPHAGAMFTLAESASGAIVIAAFGDQMSRAVPLAVKAEIGYKKLAMGVVTATATLGRPVADVVAELDEGKRPEFPVTIEIQRADGAVTGEMTVVWTLRPNA from the coding sequence ATGACAGTCGGAGAGATGCTCGTCGCCACCGTTCCGATGGCCAGGACCCTCAATCTGGAGTTCCTCGAGACGACCGCGGAGCGTGCGGTCGTCCGTATGCCCGATCAGGCGGACTACCACAACCACGTCGGCGGACCGCACGCCGGAGCGATGTTCACGCTCGCCGAGTCGGCGAGCGGCGCGATCGTCATCGCCGCCTTCGGCGACCAGATGTCCCGCGCCGTACCGCTCGCCGTGAAGGCGGAGATCGGCTACAAGAAGCTGGCGATGGGTGTCGTCACCGCGACCGCGACCCTGGGCCGGCCGGTGGCGGACGTCGTCGCCGAACTCGACGAGGGCAAGCGCCCCGAATTCCCCGTCACCATCGAGATCCAGCGCGCGGACGGCGCCGTGACCGGTGAGATGACCGTCGTCTGGACGCTCCGCCCGAACGCCTGA
- a CDS encoding DedA family protein, with product MHIQEWLETVPAVSVYVLVGVVIGLESLGIPLPGEIVLVSAALLAAGHSGINPVILGACASAGAIIGDSIGYAIGRRGGRPLLAWLGGRFPKHFGANQIAMAERSFQKWGMWAVFFGRFVALLRIFAGPLAGVLRMPYWKFLIANVLGGIVWAGGTTAVIYSVGVVAEAWLKRFSWLGLVVAVLIGLTSMLVLKSRAKKAAAQSGQHTAAEAEAVSAAD from the coding sequence TTGCACATCCAGGAGTGGCTGGAGACAGTCCCCGCGGTCAGCGTGTACGTCCTGGTGGGCGTCGTCATCGGTCTGGAGAGCCTGGGCATTCCGCTGCCCGGTGAGATCGTCCTCGTCAGTGCGGCGCTGCTGGCCGCCGGGCACAGCGGCATCAATCCGGTGATCCTCGGCGCCTGCGCTTCCGCCGGAGCGATCATCGGGGACTCGATCGGGTACGCCATCGGGCGCAGGGGCGGCCGGCCGCTGCTCGCCTGGCTCGGCGGGAGGTTCCCCAAGCACTTCGGTGCGAACCAGATCGCCATGGCGGAGCGGTCGTTCCAGAAGTGGGGCATGTGGGCGGTGTTCTTCGGCCGCTTCGTCGCACTGCTGCGTATCTTCGCCGGACCGCTGGCCGGCGTCCTGCGGATGCCGTACTGGAAGTTCCTGATCGCCAATGTGCTCGGCGGCATCGTCTGGGCGGGCGGCACCACAGCCGTCATCTACTCGGTGGGGGTCGTCGCCGAGGCCTGGCTGAAGCGTTTCTCCTGGCTCGGACTGGTGGTCGCGGTGCTGATCGGGCTGACCTCGATGCTGGTCCTCAAGAGCCGCGCCAAGAAGGCGGCGGCGCAGTCCGGGCAGCACACCGCAGCCGAGGCGGAAGCGGTGTCGGCGGCGGACTGA
- a CDS encoding gamma carbonic anhydrase family protein, with translation MAEQALITGMGGHDPDIDVAAFTAPTSVVIGEVTMAAGSSAWYQAVLRADCAPITIGADSNIQDNCSVHADPGFPVTVGERVSVGHNAVLHGCTVEDDVLVGMGATVLNGAHIGAGSLIAAQALVPQGMRVPPGSLVAGVPAKVKRELTEEELEGIKFNAVGYVELAKAHRQAHQV, from the coding sequence ATGGCAGAGCAGGCGTTGATCACGGGCATGGGCGGCCACGATCCGGACATCGACGTGGCGGCCTTCACCGCGCCGACGTCCGTCGTGATCGGCGAGGTCACCATGGCCGCGGGCTCCAGCGCCTGGTACCAGGCGGTGCTGCGGGCCGACTGCGCTCCCATCACCATCGGCGCCGACAGCAACATCCAGGACAACTGCAGCGTCCATGCCGATCCCGGATTCCCCGTCACGGTCGGCGAGCGCGTCTCGGTCGGCCACAACGCCGTCCTGCACGGCTGCACCGTCGAGGACGATGTCCTGGTCGGCATGGGGGCCACGGTTCTCAACGGGGCGCACATCGGCGCCGGTTCGCTGATCGCCGCTCAGGCGCTGGTCCCGCAGGGGATGCGGGTTCCGCCCGGTTCGCTCGTCGCGGGCGTGCCGGCCAAGGTCAAGCGCGAGCTGACCGAGGAGGAGCTCGAAGGCATCAAGTTCAACGCGGTGGGCTACGTCGAGCTGGCCAAGGCGCACCGCCAGGCGCACCAGGTCTGA
- a CDS encoding acyltransferase, translating into MPKNSNTFSSLTAWRRRVLSRAVHRGWRAIQEAGAITAQHPGGLRFGRIGEGTRLAFPQGTVFGEPWIELGGHCIIGEQVTLTAGLMPDLDLGSAPILTLGDGVVLGRGSHVVADTTVTIGSNTYCGPYVYITSTNHSYDDPHEPVGRQWPRMEPVAIGPGCWIGTGAVILPGARLGRNVVVAAGAVVRGEVPDHAVVAGAPARVVRSWDPVKGWQPPLRTPAPVPIPADVTPEQLLAVAELEERP; encoded by the coding sequence GTGCCGAAGAACAGCAACACGTTCTCATCCCTCACCGCCTGGCGGCGCCGTGTCCTGTCCCGCGCCGTCCACCGCGGCTGGCGTGCGATCCAGGAAGCGGGCGCGATCACCGCGCAGCACCCGGGTGGGCTCCGTTTCGGCCGCATCGGCGAGGGGACCCGGCTGGCCTTCCCCCAGGGCACCGTCTTCGGTGAGCCCTGGATCGAGCTCGGCGGCCACTGCATCATCGGCGAGCAGGTCACCTTGACCGCCGGGCTGATGCCGGACCTGGACCTCGGCTCCGCGCCCATCCTGACCCTGGGGGACGGTGTGGTGCTCGGCCGCGGCAGCCATGTCGTCGCCGACACCACGGTGACCATCGGCTCGAACACGTACTGCGGGCCGTACGTCTACATCACGTCCACCAACCACAGCTACGACGATCCGCACGAGCCGGTCGGCAGACAGTGGCCACGCATGGAGCCGGTCGCCATCGGACCGGGGTGCTGGATCGGCACCGGCGCGGTGATCCTGCCGGGGGCCCGGCTCGGCCGCAACGTGGTGGTCGCGGCAGGCGCGGTGGTACGCGGAGAGGTGCCCGACCACGCGGTGGTTGCCGGGGCGCCGGCGCGTGTCGTACGCAGCTGGGACCCGGTGAAGGGCTGGCAGCCGCCCCTGCGCACGCCCGCTCCGGTGCCGATCCCGGCCGATGTCACGCCCGAACAGCTGCTGGCCGTCGCGGAACTCGAGGAAAGGCCCTGA
- a CDS encoding DMT family transporter, translated as MTALFALATSLLWGLADFGGGLLTRRTPALTVVVASQTVAAVVLGIVVIATGGWSEAGDQLWFAVAAGAVGPVAMLSFYKALALGPMGVVSPLGSLGVAVPVSVGLIIGERPGLLQLAGVGVAIAGIVLAGGPELRGAPVQRQAVLLTLVAAFGFGAVMSLIAEASTTVTGLFLALFVQRLTNIAVGGAALYVSVRRGARALPEEGGAAVLLAGLPALAFVGLADVAANGTYSIAAQHGPVTVAAVLASLYPVVTALAARGVLGERLRGVQAAGAGLALVGTVLLATG; from the coding sequence ATGACAGCACTGTTCGCCCTGGCCACCAGCCTGCTGTGGGGGCTGGCCGACTTCGGCGGCGGGCTGCTCACCCGACGTACGCCCGCGCTCACCGTGGTCGTCGCCTCGCAGACCGTCGCGGCGGTCGTCCTGGGCATCGTCGTGATCGCCACCGGGGGCTGGAGCGAGGCCGGCGATCAGCTCTGGTTCGCCGTGGCCGCCGGTGCGGTCGGGCCGGTGGCCATGCTGAGCTTCTACAAGGCGCTCGCGCTCGGCCCCATGGGGGTCGTCTCACCACTCGGCTCGCTGGGCGTCGCGGTACCGGTGAGTGTCGGACTGATCATCGGCGAACGGCCCGGGCTGCTCCAGCTCGCCGGGGTCGGTGTCGCGATCGCGGGCATCGTGCTGGCCGGTGGACCGGAGCTGCGCGGGGCCCCGGTGCAGCGGCAGGCGGTGCTGCTGACACTGGTGGCCGCATTCGGCTTCGGGGCGGTGATGTCGCTGATCGCGGAGGCGTCCACGACGGTCACCGGACTGTTCCTGGCGCTCTTCGTGCAGCGCCTCACCAACATCGCGGTGGGCGGCGCGGCGCTGTACGTGTCGGTACGGCGCGGGGCGCGCGCGCTGCCCGAGGAGGGCGGGGCGGCCGTACTGCTCGCTGGGCTGCCCGCCCTGGCATTCGTCGGTCTAGCCGATGTCGCGGCCAACGGCACCTACTCGATCGCCGCGCAGCACGGCCCGGTCACCGTGGCCGCCGTCCTGGCCTCGCTCTACCCGGTGGTGACGGCCCTGGCCGCCCGCGGCGTCCTGGGCGAACGGCTGCGCGGGGTGCAGGCGGCGGGGGCCGGGCTGGCCCTGGTGGGAACCGTACTTCTCGCCACCGGGTAG
- a CDS encoding helix-turn-helix domain-containing protein — MSDLDQLTQSLARNLKRWRGERGFTLDALAARAGVSRGMIIQIEQARTNPSVGTTVKLADALGISITTLLDYEQGSHVRLVPESQAVRMWSTDSGSSTTLLVGTEARGPIELWSWRLMPGDGSTSDPHPEGTVELLHVTAGVLTLEVDGEAHSLPAGTSATFEAHHPHAYRNEGSEPAEFTMAVSIPPVR; from the coding sequence GTGTCTGACCTCGACCAGCTCACCCAGTCGCTCGCGCGCAACCTCAAGCGCTGGCGCGGTGAACGTGGCTTCACCCTGGATGCCCTCGCCGCGCGCGCGGGGGTCAGCCGCGGCATGATCATCCAGATCGAGCAGGCGCGCACCAATCCGAGTGTCGGCACCACGGTCAAGCTCGCCGACGCCCTCGGCATCAGCATCACCACCCTGCTCGACTACGAACAGGGATCGCATGTCCGGCTGGTGCCCGAGAGCCAGGCGGTGCGCATGTGGTCCACCGACAGTGGCAGTTCCACCACCCTGCTCGTCGGTACGGAGGCCAGGGGCCCGATCGAACTCTGGTCCTGGCGCCTGATGCCCGGCGACGGCAGCACCTCCGACCCGCATCCCGAAGGCACCGTCGAACTGCTCCACGTCACGGCCGGCGTACTCACCCTCGAAGTCGACGGCGAGGCCCACTCCCTGCCCGCCGGCACCTCCGCCACCTTCGAAGCCCACCACCCGCACGCCTACCGCAACGAAGGCTCCGAACCGGCCGAGTTCACGATGGCGGTGTCCATCCCGCCCGTACGCTGA
- a CDS encoding YbaK/EbsC family protein, with translation MRAPIGTFDNAAPAVDRIDLLTPPVAEAVREGWGGVPADRILHVDTDPEIADTAVFVTHHGADLLDRSANCVVVAGKRGGEVTLAACVVLSRTRVDVNGVARKHLGARKASFASMDTAVGETGMEYGGITPIGLPADWPLLLDPAVVDEEWVLIGSGSRRGKLIVPGKALAALPNAVLVEGLGITV, from the coding sequence ATGCGCGCACCCATCGGCACCTTCGACAATGCCGCCCCCGCCGTCGACCGCATCGACCTCCTCACCCCTCCGGTCGCCGAGGCCGTGCGAGAGGGGTGGGGCGGTGTTCCCGCCGACCGGATCCTCCATGTCGACACGGACCCGGAGATCGCGGACACGGCGGTCTTCGTCACCCACCACGGCGCCGACCTGCTCGACCGGTCGGCCAACTGCGTCGTGGTGGCGGGCAAGCGCGGCGGCGAGGTCACCCTGGCCGCCTGCGTCGTCCTCTCCCGCACCCGCGTCGATGTGAACGGGGTGGCCCGCAAACACCTCGGCGCCCGCAAGGCGTCGTTCGCCTCCATGGACACGGCGGTCGGCGAGACCGGCATGGAGTACGGAGGTATCACCCCGATCGGGCTCCCGGCGGACTGGCCGCTGCTGCTCGATCCCGCAGTGGTGGACGAGGAGTGGGTGCTGATCGGAAGCGGCAGCCGCCGGGGCAAGCTGATCGTCCCGGGAAAGGCGCTCGCGGCCCTGCCGAACGCAGTGCTCGTCGAGGGGCTCGGCATCACGGTGTGA
- a CDS encoding AAC(3) family N-acetyltransferase: MTVPHCRSRLADELSELGVARGGVLMVHASMRATGTVSGGVRAVIGALRDAIGADGTLVVPSFTPENSDTSPHYRERVRGLSAAAREAVRASMPPFDRATSAAPSMGRLSEAVRQTPGAARSGHPQTSFTALGPLAERLVAHHSPDCHLGEDSPLACLYDSGAQVLLLGTGFDSCSAFHLGEYRVPDPPRRSYRCVVSSGGRRHWWEYEDVALDDSDFAALGAEFERTAGGTAVRTGTVGSATARLFRFTDAVDFATRLLPAHRAARP; encoded by the coding sequence CTGACAGTTCCCCATTGCCGAAGCCGGCTGGCCGATGAGCTGTCCGAACTCGGTGTGGCTCGGGGCGGTGTCCTCATGGTGCACGCGTCGATGCGCGCGACGGGGACGGTGAGCGGCGGGGTGCGGGCGGTGATCGGCGCACTGCGGGACGCGATCGGCGCGGACGGCACCCTGGTCGTCCCGTCGTTCACACCGGAGAACTCCGATACGTCCCCGCACTACCGCGAGCGGGTGCGCGGCCTCAGCGCCGCGGCCCGGGAGGCGGTGCGGGCGAGCATGCCGCCCTTCGACCGGGCGACGTCGGCGGCGCCGTCGATGGGCCGCCTCTCGGAGGCGGTACGACAGACGCCGGGGGCCGCCCGCAGCGGCCACCCTCAGACGTCGTTCACCGCGCTGGGCCCGCTCGCCGAGAGGCTCGTCGCGCACCACAGCCCCGACTGCCATCTCGGCGAGGACTCGCCGCTGGCCTGCCTCTATGACTCAGGGGCTCAAGTGCTGCTGCTGGGAACCGGGTTCGACTCCTGCAGCGCGTTCCACCTGGGCGAGTACCGCGTGCCCGACCCGCCCCGCCGCAGCTACCGCTGTGTGGTGAGTAGCGGAGGCAGGCGCCACTGGTGGGAGTACGAGGACGTCGCGCTGGACGACAGCGACTTCGCGGCGCTCGGAGCGGAGTTCGAGCGCACGGCCGGCGGCACTGCGGTACGCACCGGCACGGTGGGGTCGGCGACGGCACGGCTCTTCCGCTTCACCGACGCGGTGGACTTCGCGACCCGTCTGCTTCCGGCCCACCGGGCGGCGCGGCCGTAA
- a CDS encoding CoA-binding protein — MYADTGTDAETIRRILRNTGDTWAVVGLSNNESRAAYGVAAVLQRFGKRVVPVHPKAERVLGEEGYASLADIPFPVDVVDVFVNSELAGAVADEAVRVGAKAVWFQLGVIDDAAYERTRAAGIDMVMDHCPAIEIPRLDR, encoded by the coding sequence ATGTATGCAGACACGGGCACAGATGCAGAGACGATCCGCAGGATCCTCCGGAACACAGGCGACACCTGGGCCGTCGTGGGACTGTCCAACAACGAGTCGCGCGCTGCCTACGGCGTCGCCGCGGTGCTCCAGCGCTTCGGCAAACGCGTCGTCCCCGTGCATCCCAAGGCGGAGCGGGTCCTGGGCGAGGAGGGGTACGCCTCGCTTGCGGACATTCCGTTCCCGGTCGATGTCGTGGACGTCTTCGTCAACAGCGAACTGGCGGGCGCCGTCGCGGACGAAGCGGTCAGGGTCGGCGCGAAGGCGGTCTGGTTCCAGCTCGGTGTGATCGACGACGCCGCGTACGAACGCACACGGGCGGCCGGAATCGACATGGTGATGGACCACTGCCCGGCGATCGAGATCCCTCGCCTGGACCGATGA
- a CDS encoding YigZ family protein: protein MQEQYRTVARAGVHETEINRSRFICALAPAATEQEAQDFVARIRREHPTASHNCFAYVIGADASVQKASDDGEPGGTAGVPMLQMLMRREMRYVAAVVTRYYGGVKLGAGGLIRAYGGVVGEALDELGTITRQRFRLATITVGHQRAGRLENDLRATGLAVREVRYAEAVIIEIGLPDSDVESFRSWLADATAGEALLELGGEAYGDA, encoded by the coding sequence ATGCAGGAGCAGTACCGGACAGTCGCCCGAGCGGGCGTGCACGAGACCGAGATCAACCGATCGCGCTTCATCTGCGCGCTCGCCCCCGCCGCCACCGAGCAGGAGGCGCAGGACTTCGTCGCACGCATCCGCAGGGAGCACCCGACCGCCAGCCACAACTGCTTCGCGTACGTGATCGGCGCCGACGCGTCCGTACAGAAGGCGAGTGACGACGGCGAGCCCGGCGGCACCGCGGGCGTCCCGATGCTGCAGATGCTGATGCGCCGCGAGATGCGGTACGTCGCCGCCGTCGTCACCCGCTACTACGGCGGCGTGAAGCTCGGGGCCGGGGGACTGATCCGGGCCTACGGAGGGGTGGTCGGCGAGGCTCTCGACGAGCTCGGCACGATCACCCGACAGCGGTTCCGGCTCGCCACGATCACCGTCGGCCACCAGCGGGCCGGCAGGCTGGAGAACGATCTGCGGGCCACGGGACTGGCCGTGCGGGAGGTCCGGTACGCGGAGGCGGTGATCATCGAGATCGGACTGCCGGACTCCGATGTCGAGAGCTTCCGGAGCTGGCTGGCCGACGCGACCGCGGGTGAGGCGCTGCTGGAGCTGGGCGGTGAGGCGTACGGAGATGCCTGA
- a CDS encoding exonuclease SbcCD subunit D, whose translation MRILHTSDWHLGRSFHRASLLDAQADCLDHLVATVREREVDAVVVAGDVYDRAVPPLSAVELFDRALHRLAAVGVPTVMISGNHDSARRLGVGAGLMGRAGIHLRTDPAECGTPVVLRDDHGDVAFYGLPYLEPALVKDVFKAERAGHEAVLTAAMDRVRADLATRPDSTRSVVLAHAFVAGGAPSESERDITVGGVAAVPAGVFDGVDYTALGHLHGSQAVTERVRYSGSPLAYSFSEVDHRKTMWLIDLDATGEITADRIDFPVPRPLARLRGRLDTLLDDPRLARHEEAWVEATLTDPVRPDEPMARLMARFPHTLSLVLDPERAPEDPLASYAQRLKGRDDQQIAEDFVAHVRGGHGADDRERTVLRGAFDHVRVDDGVREVNR comes from the coding sequence TTGAGGATTTTGCACACATCGGACTGGCACCTGGGGCGGTCGTTCCACCGGGCCTCCCTGCTCGACGCGCAAGCCGACTGTCTCGATCATCTGGTGGCGACTGTGCGCGAACGCGAGGTCGACGCCGTCGTGGTGGCGGGTGATGTGTACGACAGGGCCGTGCCCCCGCTGTCCGCCGTGGAGCTCTTCGACCGGGCCCTGCACCGGCTCGCCGCCGTCGGGGTGCCCACGGTGATGATCTCCGGGAACCATGACTCGGCCCGCAGACTCGGCGTGGGTGCCGGTCTGATGGGCCGGGCCGGGATCCATCTGCGGACCGACCCCGCGGAGTGCGGCACCCCCGTGGTCCTGCGGGACGACCATGGCGACGTCGCGTTCTACGGACTTCCCTACCTCGAACCGGCCCTCGTCAAGGACGTGTTCAAAGCAGAGCGGGCCGGACACGAGGCCGTGCTGACCGCCGCCATGGACCGCGTCCGCGCCGACCTCGCGACACGGCCGGACTCCACCCGGTCCGTGGTGCTCGCCCACGCCTTCGTCGCCGGCGGCGCACCCAGCGAAAGCGAACGCGACATCACCGTCGGCGGAGTCGCCGCCGTCCCTGCCGGGGTCTTCGACGGCGTCGACTACACGGCGCTCGGCCACCTGCACGGCAGTCAGGCCGTCACCGAGCGGGTCCGCTACTCCGGCTCGCCCCTCGCCTACTCCTTCTCCGAGGTGGACCACCGCAAGACCATGTGGCTGATCGATCTCGACGCCACGGGAGAGATCACCGCCGACCGGATCGACTTCCCGGTGCCCCGGCCGCTCGCCCGGCTCCGCGGCCGCCTCGACACGCTTCTCGACGATCCCCGGCTGGCCCGGCACGAGGAGGCGTGGGTGGAGGCGACCCTCACCGACCCCGTCCGTCCGGACGAGCCGATGGCCCGTCTCATGGCGCGGTTCCCGCACACCCTCAGCCTCGTCCTCGACCCCGAGCGGGCCCCCGAGGATCCGCTCGCCTCGTACGCACAGCGCCTCAAGGGGCGCGACGACCAGCAGATCGCGGAGGACTTCGTGGCGCATGTCCGGGGCGGGCACGGGGCGGACGACCGGGAGCGTACGGTGCTGCGCGGCGCCTTCGACCACGTACGGGTGGACGACGGCGTACGCGAGGTGAACCGTTGA